Proteins from a genomic interval of Bradyrhizobium sp. G127:
- the lpxD gene encoding UDP-3-O-(3-hydroxymyristoyl)glucosamine N-acyltransferase has translation MAQPTFFKRPSPVTLADLATLTGAQLADSSCADRVIAGTAALDRAGPGHLTFCENKKYAAQLEQTHAGACLVNERLEGSVPSHVAVLRVAEPYRAFVIAMRMLYPDTLRPTSWFDNSGVAAAAVVHPSAHLEDGVVVDPLAVVGPDVEIGSGTVIGSGAVIGAGVRIGRDCNIGANASVLCALIGNDVIIHPGCRIGQDGFGYMMGAKGHLKVPQAGRVIIQNGVEIGAGCTIDRGALNDTVIGEGSKIDNLVQIGHNVVIGRNCVVVSQSGIAGSSTLGDGVVLAARIGVSDHATIGEGAQIAARSSIVGEVPAGARWGGSPAKPIKQFFRELFEVERLGREGSARLKSKPSGSGDEEKT, from the coding sequence ATGGCGCAGCCGACATTCTTTAAGCGGCCCTCGCCGGTGACGCTGGCGGATCTGGCCACGCTGACCGGGGCCCAGCTTGCGGACTCATCCTGTGCGGATCGGGTCATTGCAGGCACCGCGGCGCTCGATCGTGCGGGGCCGGGCCATCTGACCTTCTGCGAAAACAAGAAATACGCGGCGCAGCTCGAACAGACGCATGCGGGCGCCTGTCTGGTGAACGAGCGGCTGGAGGGGAGCGTTCCTTCCCATGTCGCCGTTCTCCGCGTCGCGGAGCCGTACCGTGCGTTCGTGATCGCGATGCGCATGCTGTATCCCGACACGCTGCGACCGACCTCATGGTTCGATAATAGCGGCGTCGCCGCCGCCGCCGTGGTGCATCCTTCCGCTCACCTCGAGGACGGTGTGGTGGTCGATCCGCTGGCGGTGGTCGGGCCCGATGTCGAAATAGGGTCCGGAACCGTGATCGGATCGGGCGCGGTGATAGGGGCAGGGGTCCGGATCGGCCGCGACTGCAATATCGGGGCGAATGCGTCGGTACTCTGCGCGCTGATCGGCAACGACGTCATCATCCATCCGGGCTGCCGGATCGGCCAGGACGGCTTCGGCTACATGATGGGGGCGAAGGGGCACCTGAAGGTACCGCAGGCCGGCCGGGTCATCATTCAGAACGGGGTCGAGATCGGCGCCGGCTGCACCATCGACCGCGGCGCGCTTAACGATACCGTCATCGGCGAGGGCAGCAAGATCGACAACCTGGTCCAGATCGGCCACAACGTCGTCATCGGCCGGAATTGTGTCGTGGTCAGCCAGAGCGGAATCGCGGGCAGTTCCACCCTGGGTGACGGTGTCGTCCTTGCCGCGCGGATCGGCGTCAGCGATCATGCGACGATCGGCGAGGGCGCGCAGATCGCGGCGCGCAGCAGCATCGTGGGCGAGGTGCCGGCGGGTGCGCGTTGGGGCGGTTCGCCGGCCAAGCCTATCAAGCAGTTCTTTCGCGAGCTGTTCGAAGTCGAACGTCTCGGCCGCGAAGGCAGCGCAAGACTCAAATCGAAGCCGTCCGGTTCGGGCGACGAGGAAAAGACATGA